GTTGCATATACAAAGGCATCAGCATCGACAACAGTAAACTACACCTACCATGAATACGTCCCCTACAAGGTGCAGGTGAAGGTCTCCTACCTTAAACCATACACAGTGAAGGTTAAAAGGGCCACCAGGAACTACTACTACAGGAAGGGCAAGTACAGAGTCAGATACACCTACGCCTACACCTACGTTACCAGGTACAAGAAGACCTACAGGTGGGTCACCGAGACAAGATACCGGAAGGTTACGAGGGTGGGATACGCTGAACTCTCTGATTATCTGAAGGAAACAGCTAACTGTCAGGTTTCGGATGAGGAGATCTCCTCTCTGAGCAGTAACCTCACATCAGGCTGTAACTCAACCTATGACAGGGCTGTGAGGATCTTTAACTGGGTCCGTGACAGCCTGGACTACAGTTTCTACTACAACACACGTCAAGGAGCCCTGGGAACGCTCCACAGTGGATCAGCGAATTGCTGCGACCATACACACCTTCTTGTCGCCCTTGCAAGGTCGGCCGGCATACCCGCAAGGTACATGCATGGTAACTGTCTATTCAGGAGCGGTAACACCTATGGACACGTCTGGGGACAGCTGTACATCAACGGAAGATGGTACGACGCCGATGCAACAAGTTTCTCAAACACCCTGGGAACAGTGAATAACTGGGATAGGTCCAGTGTATTTATCAAGGGCGTTTACGCGGAGCTACCATTCTGATCTTAAAAATTAATTTATTTTTTTATTTTTTGCAGCTTTACCTGCTATAGAATCAGCAGTTCTTAAGGGCGTCCTCATTGAAGTCCATGTTACGGATCCTTTTAATTATCTTGCAGGTGCTGTCGAGTTCAGAGTTCCTGTACTTCTCTATCCTCTTAACCTCACATTCAAGGCCCCTCCTCCTGAGCTCCTCACGCAGCTCATCAACATCGAACTTCTGATCGGGGCCGATGGCGATGATGTCAGGTTTTATGCGGTGCACTATCTCGAACATGTCGGTCTCACTGCCAAGGTAGGCCTCATCAACAGGTTTAAGCATCCTGACAACCTCAAGCCTCTGATTCTCACCGACTATGGGGGTCCTCTTACGTGCCCTGACTGTGGAGTCCCTTGCAAGGACAACCACAAGCCTGGCATCCCTCCCCCCAAGTTTCCTGGCCTCCTCAAGGAAGAAACCGTGTCCCGGGTGTATTATGTCAAAGGTGCCCGTCGCCATAACTGTCTTCATTTTATCATCCCGCTATTCAATGTCCTGGTATTTAAGGGCCTCAGTGAAGTCTATAAGGCCCCTGTAGATGGCTGATCCTATAACCACCCCCCTGACACCGGTCCCCTGCAGCATCCCTATGTCGTCGAGGCTGCTGACACCCCCAGAGTAAATTACTGGTATGTCAACTGCATCCACAAGTTCAGTCACCGGTTTAAGGTCAAATCCTGATAGGAGGCCCTCGAAGTCCACGTTTGTAAATAGTATGCTGCCAGCCCCCCGGGCCTTTAATTTCCGGGCCATCTCCTCTGCTGTGAATGGAACCTTCTCTGTCCAGCCCCTTATAACAACCCTTGAGTCCCTGCTATCGAGTGAGACCATTATACGCTCTGAGCCGTATTCAGCTGCAAGCTCCTCAACGACTTCAGGGTTTTCTATGGCCATGGTGCCCAGTATAACCCTCTCAAAGCCCATATCAAGGAGTTTTCCTGCATATTCTTTACTCCTTATACCTCCACCGATCTGCAGAGGCACTGAAACCTCGTCTATGATCTCCTTAAGTATACCTGTATTCTTCTCAAGACCCAGGGCCCCGTCGAGGTCTACAACATGAACTGTTTCAGCCCCGAGGGATTCCCAGTTCCTGGCAACTCCGGCGGGATCATCAAGCACAACCTGCTCTGTCCCTGGTTTCCCCTGCACAAGCTGCACACACTTCCCATCCTTTATATCCACGGCCGGT
This region of Methanothermobacter thermautotrophicus genomic DNA includes:
- a CDS encoding transglutaminase family protein, with amino-acid sequence MGIIFLMNGGGKIKRHSILALLLLLGVVVLPAGDVNAAESNLTADTTGNTTVAYTKASASTTVNYTYHEYVPYKVQVKVSYLKPYTVKVKRATRNYYYRKGKYRVRYTYAYTYVTRYKKTYRWVTETRYRKVTRVGYAELSDYLKETANCQVSDEEISSLSSNLTSGCNSTYDRAVRIFNWVRDSLDYSFYYNTRQGALGTLHSGSANCCDHTHLLVALARSAGIPARYMHGNCLFRSGNTYGHVWGQLYINGRWYDADATSFSNTLGTVNNWDRSSVFIKGVYAELPF
- a CDS encoding adenylyltransferase/cytidyltransferase family protein; the encoded protein is MKTVMATGTFDIIHPGHGFFLEEARKLGGRDARLVVVLARDSTVRARKRTPIVGENQRLEVVRMLKPVDEAYLGSETDMFEIVHRIKPDIIAIGPDQKFDVDELREELRRRGLECEVKRIEKYRNSELDSTCKIIKRIRNMDFNEDALKNC
- the hisA gene encoding 1-(5-phosphoribosyl)-5-[(5-phosphoribosylamino)methylideneamino]imidazole-4-carboxamide isomerase, whose product is MSFHKNRMLIIPAVDIKDGKCVQLVQGKPGTEQVVLDDPAGVARNWESLGAETVHVVDLDGALGLEKNTGILKEIIDEVSVPLQIGGGIRSKEYAGKLLDMGFERVILGTMAIENPEVVEELAAEYGSERIMVSLDSRDSRVVIRGWTEKVPFTAEEMARKLKARGAGSILFTNVDFEGLLSGFDLKPVTELVDAVDIPVIYSGGVSSLDDIGMLQGTGVRGVVIGSAIYRGLIDFTEALKYQDIE